A genomic stretch from Procambarus clarkii isolate CNS0578487 chromosome 14, FALCON_Pclarkii_2.0, whole genome shotgun sequence includes:
- the LOC138364640 gene encoding peptidyl-prolyl cis-trans isomerase-like, with product MSEPVKSLVEAGRVVAVKSLVEAGRVVAVKRLVEAGRVVAVQEDQDGRRSARITLQVGQLYLHPLLRQPTPAHAHTIQESDVVGALDPSCTLAFLELGWAGSTRGRVTIRLTPDTPLARQFVLLCTGQRGHTFRNTKLLRVLDKGRPGEWVEGGDYESNDGKGGAPLLPDLQGQYRRSGQAGAVGSWWRRPGDPTSAQFFIITRDHQAGGQWPCVFGDVVSGLDVVRAAVNHSDITEVTVVDCGVVLPL from the exons atgagtgagcccgtcaagagcctggtggaggctggccgggtggtggccgtcaagagcctggtggaggctggccgggtggtggccgtcaagaggctggtggaggctggccgggtggtggccgtccaggaagaccaagatggccgccgctccgccaggataactctacaagtcggacagctgtacctccacccactcctgcgtcagcccacgcccgcccacgcccacaccatccag GAGAGTGATGTTGTGGGCGCGCTGgacccctcctgcaccctggcgttccttgagctcgggtgggcggggtcaacaagagggcgggtcaccatccggctgacccctgacactccgctggccagacagtttgtgttgttgtgtacgggccagcggggccacaccttccgcaacactaaactgttgagGGTGTTGGACAAGGGTCGCCCGGGGGAGTGGGTGgagggcggagactacgagagtaatgatggtaagggaggagccccactgttgcctgacctccaggggcagtaccggaGGTCAGGCCAGGCAGGAGCTGTGGGGTCCTGGTGGCGGCGGCCGGGGGATCCCACGAGTGCCCAGTTCTTCAtcatcaccagggaccaccaggctgGTGGCCAGTGGCCAtgtgtcttcggtgatgtggtgagcggcctggatgtggtgagggcagcagtcaaccacagtgacattacggaggtgactgtggtggactgtggtgttgtgctgccactctag